The proteins below come from a single Etheostoma spectabile isolate EspeVRDwgs_2016 chromosome 4, UIUC_Espe_1.0, whole genome shotgun sequence genomic window:
- the lsm3 gene encoding U6 snRNA-associated Sm-like protein LSm3, whose product MKSRVFTDLATPVSVKPHDADSKPMADEVEQQPSTNTVEEPLDLIRLSLDERIYVKMRNDRELRGRLHAYDQHLNMILGDVEETVTTVEIDEETYEELYKSTKRNIPMLFVRGDGVVLVAPPLRVG is encoded by the exons ATGAAATCGCGTGTTTTTACGGACCTGGCAACCCCCGTATCAGTCAAGCCACACGACGCAGACTCAAAACCAATGGCGGACGAAGTTGAGCAG CAACCGAGTACCAACACGGTTGAGGAGCCACTCGATTTGATCAGACTCAGTCTAGATGAGAGGATCTACGTCAAGATGAGGAATGACCGGGAGCTCCGTGGCCGACTGCAT GCCTACGATCAGCACCTGAACATGATCCTGGGTGACGTGGAGGAGACGGTGACGACGGTGGAGATCGATGAGGAGACTTATGAGGAACTATACAAG tcAACCAAGAGGAACATCCCCATGCTGTTTGTCAGAGGAGATGGCGTGGTCCTCGTAGCTCCGCCCCTCCGGGTGGGCTAA